Genomic DNA from Deltaproteobacteria bacterium:
CGCCGACCCCTTCCAGATCCTTGAGGTCCAGGATCTCGAGGAGCCCGCAGAGGCAGCTCTTGGATATGGCATCCTTAACGGCCCGGCGCGCGGCTTCGGTCACATTCTCTCCGTGCAGATCAATGCCTGTTCCCAGCTCCACAATGAATCTCTTCCTGGCCATATCTATTCTCACCTTTCCGTTTCGGAGACAAATCCATCATGTTTTCAGCTCGGTACGAACTCCGCACCAGCGGCCCGGCGGCTACTCCCAGAAAACCCATGTTGCGGGCCGCCTCGGCCCATCGGTCGAACGCCTCGGGTGAGACGTACCGGGCCACGGGAATGTGTTCCCCGGATGGCGCGAGGTATTGCCCCAACGTCAGGTACCGGCAACCCGCGCGCTTGAGATCCACAAGCGTTTCCAGGAGCTCGCCGTCCGTTTCTCCGAGGCCGAGCATGAGGCCCGACTTAACCTTCAGCCCTCTTGTCGAAGCGTATTCCAGTATGGAGAGGGAACGGCGATAATCGGCCCGCGGACGGACGACGGGATACAACCGGGCCACGGTCTCGACATTGTGATTGAGCATGTCGGGCCAGGCCGCAACCACGGTTTCCAATGCCGCCACCGAGCCCTGAAAATCCGGAATCAGCGTTTCGACCGTGGCCTCCGGGCATGACGCCCGAATCCGCCGGATAGTGGACACGAACTGTCCCGCGCCGCCATCGGGCAGGTCGTCCCGGGTGACGGAAGTGACCACCACATGCCGAAGCCGCATTTCGAAGGCCGCGCGGGCCACTCTCGCCGGCTCGTCCGGGTCCGGGATTTCGGGAACGGCCTTGGTTACGGCGCAAAAACGGCATCGCCGGGTACAGCGGTCCCCCAATATCATAAAGGTGGCCGTACCCCTGGCAAAGCATTCGCCCTGATTGGGACACTCGGCGCTCTGACACACCGTGGCCAGGCGCATTTCCCCAAGCCTGCGCTCCATGCGTCCCATGGCCGCAGTGTCGGGAGCGCGGCGGACGAGCCACTCCGGGTGCTTTCCGGTTTGGCACTCCGGAGCCGAGTGTTCCCTGTATCCGAAGGCCTTGCGGAACGCGCCGACAAAATGCTCCTTAACTCGTTCCATATCGACGGGACGACCCAGAACCCGGGCCATCGAGGTGATGGGTTGCCCCGGACTTCCGCAAGGTACGATGAGCCCGAAGGGATCCACATCGGTGTTCACGTTAAAGGCCAGGCCGTGGTAGGTGACCCACCTCCGCACGGCAATGCCTACACTGGCTATTTTACCGGAACCCGCCCACAGGCCGGGCCTTCGTTCCTTGAATTGCGGTTCGATACCGAAGATGCGGAGCACTTCCGCCGCCGCCTCCAACAAGGTATCGAGGTACAGGTGCAAATCTCGTTTCCCCAGCCGTATGATCGGGTAGGCCACCATCTGACCGGGCCCGTGATACGTGGCCTGGCCGCCTCGACTCACGAAGTGGACCGCCACTCCTCGTCGCACGAGTTGCTCTTGGGACAGCAGCAGGTCGTGCGTATCGCCGCTCCTTCCCACCGTAACGACGGGCGGATGTTCCACGAGCACCAGACGGTCGGGAGAGGTCCCGGCCACCCGCTCGCCGACGAGCGCTTCCTGCCGCTCGAGGGCTTCCCCATAGTCCAGCAGTCCCCAGTCGAGTACTTCCAGCGCCTGTTGCGGTCCGACGGCAGCCATCGACCCCCCCGAGCTACCGTTTGGGAAGATACAGAGCCCAGTTCAAGGCGGCCCGGGAAGCGTCCACTATGGTTTCCGAATAGGTCGGGTGCGCGCGGATGTTTCGAGCGAGTTCCTGAACCGTGCACTCGAGACTCATGGCCAGAACGGCCTCTCCGATCAGCTCCGTAGCGCAGGCGCCCACAATGTGAACTCCCAGGATCTCGCCGTAGCGGGCGTCCGAAACAATCTTGACGGCGCCGGCCGCTTCATCGCGGGCCATGGCCAATCCATTGATGGCGTATGGGAAATCGCCCACATTAACCTCCAGATCCTTTTCCTCGGCTTCCTCTTCGGATAGGCCGACGGCGCCCATTTCCGGAAAGGACCAAGCCACCCGGGGAACGAGGTGAAAAGGATACTTTCCACTTTTTCCCATGGCGTTTTCAGCCGCCGTGACTCCCATGGACGAAGCCGCGTGGCTGAGCATCCAGCCTCCGGTAACGTCGCCAACGGCATAGACCTCGGGTTTGGACGTTTCCAGCCGATCGTTCACCCACACGCTGCCGTCGTCGTTCACGCGAATCCCGACCTGATCGAGCCCCAAACGGGCCGAATTCGGCTTCCTGCCGGAAATCACTACCCGATCCACGGTCACCGAAGTCTGGTCGGAGCCGGACAGGTTCACCTTGAAGCCCCCGCCCGATGCTTCCACGGACTCGATACGCGCCTTACGATGAAGCTCGACGCCCAGGTCGAGGAGGCCCTGGGATACCCGCTGACCGGTTTCCTGATCCTCGCGGGGAAGCAACCTGCGGCTCTCGGTGGCCAGGACGATCCGCACTCCGAAGATGCTCAGAGTACTCGCCAATTCCACTTCGATGAGGCCATCGCCGCAGAGGAGCACCGAAGCCGGAGCATCGGTCATATCGAGCAACCGATCCGTTCCCACGGCGGCTTCCTCGAGGCCCGGGATGTCCGGCACGACAAGGCTGCCGCCCGTGGCCAGAATGGTCTTTCGGGTTTCCAGTTTCTTTCCGTCCGCATCGATCTCGCGGGGATTTCGCAGCACGGCGCGCCCCCTAATGACCTCGATCCCGTTATTGGCGAGGAGCGCTTCCATTCCCATCCGGATATCACTCGCGACCCCGTTCTTCCTGGCGCGAAGGTCCGTCAGGTTGAGCCCTTCAACCGCGGACTTGATTCCAAAGGCTTCCGCCATGCGGAAGGAACGAAGCATTGCAGCGGCCTCGTGCCATACCTTGGTGGGAATGCAGCCCCTGTTCACGCACGTCCCGCCCATGTCTCCCGCTTCGACCAGAGCTACTCTCCCTCCGAGTTGAGAAGCCCGGATCGCCGCTGCGTATCCACCGGGCCCCCCGCCGATAACCACCACGTCGTACATGCTGTCACCTCGTAGGTCAGTTGATTTCTTCCATGCCGTCAGGCCAGAATCAAGGACGGATTCTCGAGATGCCGGGCCAGGGTCTGCAGAAAATCGGAGGCCGGAGCGCCGTCCGCCACCTGATGGTCAAACGTAAGGCTCAGAAACATCATCGTTCGAATCGCGATTGCTCCATTGTACACGGCGGGCTTATCCTTGGTTCGACCCACGCCCAGTATGCCGGTTTCGGGCGGTTTCAGAATGGGCGTGAAGCCGTCCACCTCGAACATGCTCACATTGGTGATGGTGAATGTACCTCCGGTCACTTCGTCGACGGTCAAGCCGCCTTCCCGGGCCTTGCGAGCCAATTCCCTGACTTCCCTTGCAATCCGAAGAAGTCCTTTCTTGTCCGCGTTCCGGAGCACGGGTACGAT
This window encodes:
- the lipA gene encoding lipoyl synthase, with protein sequence MAAVGPQQALEVLDWGLLDYGEALERQEALVGERVAGTSPDRLVLVEHPPVVTVGRSGDTHDLLLSQEQLVRRGVAVHFVSRGGQATYHGPGQMVAYPIIRLGKRDLHLYLDTLLEAAAEVLRIFGIEPQFKERRPGLWAGSGKIASVGIAVRRWVTYHGLAFNVNTDVDPFGLIVPCGSPGQPITSMARVLGRPVDMERVKEHFVGAFRKAFGYREHSAPECQTGKHPEWLVRRAPDTAAMGRMERRLGEMRLATVCQSAECPNQGECFARGTATFMILGDRCTRRCRFCAVTKAVPEIPDPDEPARVARAAFEMRLRHVVVTSVTRDDLPDGGAGQFVSTIRRIRASCPEATVETLIPDFQGSVAALETVVAAWPDMLNHNVETVARLYPVVRPRADYRRSLSILEYASTRGLKVKSGLMLGLGETDGELLETLVDLKRAGCRYLTLGQYLAPSGEHIPVARYVSPEAFDRWAEAARNMGFLGVAAGPLVRSSYRAENMMDLSPKRKGENRYGQEEIHCGAGNRH
- the lpdA gene encoding dihydrolipoyl dehydrogenase; translation: MYDVVVIGGGPGGYAAAIRASQLGGRVALVEAGDMGGTCVNRGCIPTKVWHEAAAMLRSFRMAEAFGIKSAVEGLNLTDLRARKNGVASDIRMGMEALLANNGIEVIRGRAVLRNPREIDADGKKLETRKTILATGGSLVVPDIPGLEEAAVGTDRLLDMTDAPASVLLCGDGLIEVELASTLSIFGVRIVLATESRRLLPREDQETGQRVSQGLLDLGVELHRKARIESVEASGGGFKVNLSGSDQTSVTVDRVVISGRKPNSARLGLDQVGIRVNDDGSVWVNDRLETSKPEVYAVGDVTGGWMLSHAASSMGVTAAENAMGKSGKYPFHLVPRVAWSFPEMGAVGLSEEEAEEKDLEVNVGDFPYAINGLAMARDEAAGAVKIVSDARYGEILGVHIVGACATELIGEAVLAMSLECTVQELARNIRAHPTYSETIVDASRAALNWALYLPKR